The following are from one region of the Phormidium sp. PBR-2020 genome:
- a CDS encoding Crp/Fnr family transcriptional regulator yields the protein MLEIRDFLSHIDLFERLPESQIDAIKTIAKPLQYDKGEPIFFEGDRCLGFFIVQSGRVKVYKTSADGKEQILHWFEAGDHFAEVPAFDGGCYPASASALEKTQLILIPSQALLALVEQYPSLAFNLLAGLSRNLRRFANLIDTLSLKDVSSRLAGYLLDLSDRQESNPVELDLAKGQLAAFLGTIPETLSRTFAKLTQAHLIEMEARQVKICDREGLQRLAAGDK from the coding sequence ATGCTAGAAATTCGAGATTTTTTAAGCCATATTGACCTGTTTGAAAGGTTGCCAGAATCCCAGATTGATGCTATAAAAACCATTGCTAAACCCTTGCAGTATGACAAAGGGGAGCCAATTTTTTTCGAGGGCGATCGCTGTTTGGGTTTCTTTATCGTTCAGTCGGGACGAGTGAAAGTCTATAAAACCTCTGCTGATGGCAAAGAACAAATCTTACATTGGTTTGAAGCGGGCGATCACTTTGCGGAAGTTCCAGCATTTGATGGGGGCTGTTATCCGGCGTCCGCCTCGGCTCTGGAAAAGACTCAGCTAATTCTGATTCCCAGTCAAGCTCTGTTGGCCTTGGTGGAACAATACCCGAGCTTGGCCTTTAACTTATTGGCGGGTTTGTCACGAAATTTACGTCGCTTCGCCAATCTTATTGATACTCTGTCCCTTAAAGATGTTTCGAGTCGCTTGGCAGGATACTTACTCGATTTAAGTGATCGCCAAGAGTCTAACCCGGTTGAACTGGATTTAGCCAAGGGACAGTTGGCGGCATTTTTGGGGACAATTCCCGAAACTTTATCGCGAACGTTTGCTAAACTCACTCAGGCTCACTTGATTGAAATGGAGGCAAGACAGGTTAAAATTTGCGATCGCGAGGGTTTACAGCGTTTAGCTGCCGGAGATAAATAA
- a CDS encoding amino acid permease — MFSSLTASTNSVSGNQLPRLKLPRLLSVLEVWGFGLSGLLLWLGPGPASNADLGQPLIWVWLVATVIGVLYNLQVKHLGSQYPNVSGGTPNYITKLLDNHPFLARYGAIGYFLGWVSVPSMNGIVLAGLIAANLETLGIEAPEGLLRIIFTALPFIVAYSGTRAISILHLFFVLPAVGFFLVFCTQGLGWLAISPNSPGFFPSQWQPLGVGDWAKWYFLAVYAAYGCETASVFVADNQKPHKTLRSLTFAAILLPIIYTGASWLLMRLASNPELGSNTFVQLVAVSRPFWGNAAPVLVTFLIASGCLLSSATAVALSPRVLYQLSRDRYLSPVFAVVSRRGAFGPGLSFTFALSLLCLLWGDVERVVMVTGTGYLSSTMMLHLGMWLKRGTRSSWLPRWSLGFFLLEAMVLVVGGLMWSAVDLLLGLAFPVVVLLFDAAIARNRLFLFQSDWWIRLYRKQLGENFQNFVAVQVGVLLLLLCGAAFLSWQGQVWIMSATNPTALADVSANLLVLLLLTVGFVGVAIACWTSLPQAEAIVETRDRAQLLFRIADDAIMVLDNQGMIREVNPAASALFNLPGFELLTRPLWEYLPGFPRVIETAPRISEQDFKRGPDSGTVEVGISVLETEASREYLAILRDVTEQKQAKEALRQSEERLRNWATELEQRVQERTAELQEAMELADAANHAKSDFLASMSHELRTPLNGILGYAQILQRSARLTGQDLHGVEIIQQCGAHLLTLINDILDLSKIEAGKMELHPNAFHFPAFLQGVVEICRVRSQSKQIDFFYIADPHLPTGVKADEKRLRQVLINLLGNAIKFTPKGNVCFKVSVLHPQDAEGGSSSSSNASAYQIQFEITDTGVGMTPEQLEKIFFPFEQVGEGKRQAEGTGLGLAITRQILQLMDSPIEVSSTPNQGSQFSFVTTLERADDWMTSATQSDLGKIIGYEGDRRTLLIIDDRWENRSVIVNLLTPLGFSVIEAEEGGQGLRKILEHGPDLVITDLAMPGMDGFTFLKQLRQHPEIKGTPTIVSSASVLAIDQHKSLAAGGDDFLPKPVQADELLQKIANTIEITWIYEKEDSGIATTPQSPQCSLRDSLENPPPGEIEKLLDLARQGLLNRIVDEVKTLRENDPSYQDFSDRVEHLAREFKIKEIRDLLERIRDQ, encoded by the coding sequence ATGTTTAGCTCGCTCACGGCTTCGACGAACTCTGTTTCGGGGAATCAACTTCCCCGGCTCAAGTTACCCCGACTCCTCAGTGTTCTAGAGGTTTGGGGCTTTGGCTTGAGTGGCTTATTACTGTGGTTAGGGCCTGGCCCGGCATCCAATGCGGATTTAGGGCAACCGCTGATTTGGGTTTGGCTCGTTGCCACGGTCATTGGCGTTCTCTACAATCTCCAGGTCAAACATCTGGGCAGTCAATATCCAAATGTATCTGGGGGAACGCCAAATTACATCACGAAACTCCTGGACAATCACCCCTTTTTAGCCCGGTATGGGGCCATTGGCTACTTTTTGGGTTGGGTTTCCGTTCCCTCAATGAATGGCATTGTCCTGGCGGGGTTGATTGCTGCCAATCTAGAAACCTTGGGGATTGAGGCTCCTGAAGGCTTATTAAGGATTATTTTTACGGCTCTTCCCTTCATCGTTGCCTATAGTGGCACTCGGGCCATTAGTATCCTACATCTGTTTTTTGTCCTGCCAGCGGTGGGGTTTTTCCTGGTATTTTGTACCCAGGGACTGGGTTGGTTAGCCATCTCCCCCAACAGTCCCGGCTTTTTTCCGAGTCAGTGGCAACCGCTTGGGGTGGGAGATTGGGCCAAGTGGTATTTCTTGGCGGTGTATGCGGCCTACGGCTGTGAAACGGCTTCGGTGTTCGTGGCCGACAATCAAAAACCTCATAAAACCCTTCGCAGTCTCACCTTTGCCGCAATTCTTCTGCCGATTATCTACACGGGAGCCTCTTGGTTACTGATGCGGTTGGCCAGTAACCCGGAGTTGGGAAGTAATACCTTTGTGCAGTTGGTGGCCGTGTCTCGTCCCTTTTGGGGCAATGCGGCCCCGGTTTTAGTGACCTTTCTTATTGCTTCAGGCTGTCTCCTGAGTTCAGCGACGGCGGTGGCCCTGAGTCCTCGGGTTCTCTATCAACTGTCGCGCGATCGCTATCTCTCACCAGTTTTCGCGGTGGTGTCTCGGCGGGGAGCCTTTGGCCCCGGTTTGAGTTTTACCTTTGCTCTGAGTCTTCTGTGTTTGTTGTGGGGGGACGTAGAGCGGGTGGTGATGGTGACGGGAACGGGGTATCTCTCCAGTACCATGATGCTGCATTTGGGAATGTGGCTCAAACGGGGGACCCGTAGCTCTTGGCTACCTCGCTGGTCCTTGGGATTCTTCCTCTTAGAAGCCATGGTATTGGTTGTGGGAGGATTGATGTGGAGTGCTGTGGATTTGTTGCTGGGGTTAGCCTTTCCCGTTGTGGTTCTGCTGTTTGACGCGGCGATCGCCCGCAATCGTTTGTTTCTGTTTCAAAGCGATTGGTGGATTCGTCTTTACCGTAAGCAACTGGGGGAGAATTTCCAGAACTTCGTGGCGGTTCAGGTGGGGGTGCTGTTGCTGCTTCTCTGTGGGGCCGCTTTTCTGAGTTGGCAAGGACAGGTTTGGATCATGTCGGCAACGAATCCAACGGCGTTGGCCGATGTCTCGGCGAATTTGCTGGTGTTGCTGTTGCTGACGGTGGGGTTTGTTGGGGTAGCGATCGCCTGTTGGACGAGTTTACCCCAGGCCGAGGCGATCGTGGAGACCCGCGATCGCGCTCAGTTGCTCTTCCGTATTGCCGATGATGCCATCATGGTTCTGGATAATCAGGGCATGATTCGGGAGGTGAACCCCGCCGCGAGTGCCTTATTCAATTTGCCGGGATTTGAACTGCTGACACGGCCCCTCTGGGAGTATTTACCCGGTTTCCCCAGAGTGATTGAGACGGCCCCTCGCATTAGTGAACAGGATTTTAAGCGAGGGCCAGACTCGGGAACTGTGGAAGTGGGGATCTCGGTGTTGGAAACAGAGGCCTCTCGGGAATATCTAGCTATTTTGCGAGATGTCACGGAGCAAAAACAGGCGAAAGAGGCCCTACGCCAATCGGAAGAGCGCTTGCGTAACTGGGCCACGGAACTCGAACAGCGGGTTCAGGAACGAACCGCCGAACTGCAAGAGGCCATGGAATTGGCTGATGCGGCAAACCATGCCAAAAGCGACTTTCTGGCCAGCATGAGTCATGAGTTGCGGACTCCCCTCAATGGGATTCTCGGGTATGCCCAAATTTTACAGCGATCGGCAAGACTCACGGGACAGGATTTACATGGGGTTGAGATTATTCAGCAATGTGGGGCCCACCTGCTGACGTTGATTAACGATATTTTGGACTTGTCGAAAATCGAAGCTGGGAAGATGGAACTTCACCCCAATGCCTTTCATTTTCCGGCGTTTTTACAGGGGGTAGTGGAAATTTGCCGGGTGCGATCGCAGTCAAAACAGATTGACTTCTTCTATATTGCTGATCCCCATCTCCCCACTGGAGTTAAAGCCGATGAAAAACGCTTGCGGCAAGTCTTAATCAATCTTTTGGGGAATGCCATCAAATTTACCCCGAAAGGAAATGTCTGTTTCAAGGTTTCGGTCTTACATCCCCAAGATGCTGAGGGAGGGTCGAGTTCTTCCTCTAATGCATCAGCTTACCAAATTCAATTTGAGATTACGGATACAGGGGTGGGGATGACTCCAGAACAACTTGAAAAAATCTTCTTTCCCTTTGAACAAGTCGGAGAAGGCAAACGGCAAGCCGAAGGAACTGGCTTAGGCTTAGCGATTACTCGGCAAATTTTACAGTTAATGGATAGTCCGATTGAGGTCAGTAGTACGCCAAATCAGGGCAGTCAGTTTAGTTTTGTCACGACGTTGGAACGGGCCGATGACTGGATGACATCTGCGACTCAGTCGGATTTAGGCAAGATTATTGGTTATGAGGGCGATCGCCGAACTCTCCTTATTATTGATGATCGTTGGGAAAATCGCTCCGTCATCGTGAATCTTCTAACCCCTCTCGGTTTTAGCGTAATTGAAGCGGAGGAAGGAGGACAAGGACTGAGGAAAATTCTTGAGCACGGCCCAGATTTAGTGATTACTGACCTCGCGATGCCAGGAATGGACGGCTTTACCTTCTTGAAACAGTTACGCCAACATCCGGAGATTAAGGGAACTCCCACGATTGTCTCCTCAGCGAGTGTTCTGGCAATTGATCAACATAAGAGTTTAGCCGCCGGAGGAGATGACTTTCTCCCTAAACCCGTTCAAGCCGATGAACTTCTGCAAAAAATTGCCAATACTATCGAAATTACTTGGATTTATGAGAAGGAAGACTCCGGAATTGCCACCACTCCACAAAGCCCTCAATGCAGCCTGAGAGATAGTCTTGAAAATCCTCCTCCTGGCGAAATTGAGAAGTTACTTGATTTGGCTCGACAAGGACTTTTGAATCGTATTGTTGATGAGGTAAAGACATTACGGGAAAACGACCCAAGCTATCAGGACTTTTCGGATCGCGTTGAACATTTAGCCCGAGAATTTAAGATAAAGGAAATTCGTGACCTATTAGAGAGAATTCGCGATCAGTAG
- a CDS encoding response regulator: MLNPESSIILVVDDTPTNLAVLSEALTTAHYQVAVALDGETALEQVSYKPPHLILLDVMMPGIDGFETCRRLKSNPETADIPIIFTTALSDTVDKVKGLNLGAVDYITKPFQQEEVLARIKVHLQLYHLNHDLEAQVKERTAQLSEALESLQQAQLQLVQREKLSSLGQLVAGIAHEINNPVNFIHGNLIHAKEYVTDLLALVNLYQESTPEVTPEVRAFADEIDFDFIREDLPKLVKSMEVGAGRIQGIISSLKNFSRANDQEFNETNVHEGIESTLLILSNRLKAKSFRPQIEVRKQYGQLPLIDGCSGQLNQVFTNILSNAIDALDESATSQGQDWQPYIEICTSIRGEMAVITMTNNGGSIPPEVQEHLFDAFFTTKPQGKGTGMGLSISHQIITQKHGGRLSCEVEGDRVSFVIEIPRQQSLTALTREPQTASY, translated from the coding sequence ATGTTGAATCCTGAATCTAGTATTATTTTGGTGGTTGATGATACCCCGACTAACTTGGCGGTATTATCCGAAGCTCTCACTACGGCTCACTATCAAGTTGCAGTTGCCCTTGACGGTGAAACCGCCTTGGAACAGGTGAGTTATAAACCGCCTCATCTCATTTTATTGGATGTGATGATGCCGGGAATTGATGGGTTTGAAACCTGTCGTCGCCTCAAGTCCAACCCTGAAACTGCTGATATTCCCATTATTTTTACCACAGCTTTATCAGATACCGTGGACAAAGTCAAGGGACTCAATTTAGGAGCAGTCGATTATATTACAAAGCCATTTCAGCAGGAGGAAGTGTTAGCCCGGATTAAGGTGCATCTTCAGCTCTATCATCTTAATCACGACTTAGAAGCTCAAGTTAAAGAGCGAACGGCACAACTCTCTGAGGCATTAGAGAGTTTACAGCAAGCTCAACTGCAACTGGTACAACGTGAAAAACTGTCCTCCTTGGGGCAATTAGTGGCCGGTATTGCCCATGAAATCAATAATCCGGTCAACTTCATTCACGGGAATCTCATTCATGCTAAAGAGTATGTTACGGACTTACTGGCTCTCGTCAATCTCTATCAAGAGTCCACTCCAGAGGTGACGCCTGAGGTGAGAGCATTTGCCGATGAGATTGATTTTGACTTTATTCGGGAAGATTTACCCAAATTGGTCAAGTCCATGGAGGTCGGTGCCGGGCGGATTCAGGGAATTATTTCCTCTCTCAAAAACTTTTCTCGGGCCAATGATCAAGAATTTAATGAAACGAATGTTCATGAGGGGATTGAGAGTACCTTATTGATTTTAAGCAACCGCCTTAAAGCCAAGTCCTTTCGACCTCAGATTGAGGTAAGGAAGCAGTATGGGCAGCTACCCTTGATTGACGGCTGTAGTGGACAACTTAATCAGGTGTTTACCAATATCCTCAGTAATGCCATTGACGCATTAGATGAATCGGCTACAAGTCAGGGGCAAGATTGGCAACCCTATATCGAGATTTGTACCTCAATTAGAGGGGAGATGGCTGTTATCACCATGACCAACAATGGGGGTAGCATTCCCCCAGAGGTGCAAGAACATCTCTTTGATGCCTTTTTCACCACTAAACCCCAAGGAAAAGGGACGGGGATGGGATTATCCATTAGCCATCAAATCATTACCCAGAAGCATGGCGGTCGTCTAAGCTGTGAGGTGGAGGGCGATCGCGTTAGCTTTGTGATTGAGATCCCCAGGCAGCAAAGCCTGACCGCTCTCACCCGAGAACCCCAAACCGCAAGTTACTGA
- the queG gene encoding tRNA epoxyqueuosine(34) reductase QueG: MNPFSQSPSRSQILQEARNLGFHRVGIAAVTSEPDEREVEAVNHLQRWLNQGYQADMAWMANPKRQDIRQVLPEVRSVIAVAVNYYTEHSQAEEEDGAKISRYAWGRDYHKVLHRRLKQLCRWLENCDREIQAKYYADTGPVQDKFWAQQAGIGWIAKNGNVITREYGSWVFLGEVVTNLPLEGDRPHTDHCGTCTRCIEACPTAAIVRPAVVDANRCLAYHTIENRSDRLPEDIAKNLNGWVAGCDICQEVCPWNQRFAKPTDVEEFQPYPQNQNPKLAELAQLSEDDWDQRFRASALRRIKPAMWRRNSQQAQTPPD; the protein is encoded by the coding sequence ATGAATCCCTTTTCCCAGTCCCCCAGCCGCAGCCAAATCCTCCAGGAAGCCCGGAATCTAGGGTTTCATCGCGTGGGAATTGCGGCGGTGACTTCTGAGCCGGATGAGAGGGAAGTTGAGGCGGTGAATCACCTGCAACGCTGGTTAAATCAGGGCTATCAGGCGGATATGGCCTGGATGGCGAACCCCAAACGCCAGGATATTCGCCAAGTTTTACCGGAGGTGCGATCGGTGATTGCGGTGGCCGTGAACTACTACACGGAGCATTCCCAAGCGGAGGAGGAAGATGGGGCGAAAATCTCCCGTTACGCCTGGGGCCGGGATTATCATAAGGTTCTCCATCGTCGGCTGAAGCAACTCTGTCGTTGGCTGGAGAACTGCGATCGCGAGATTCAGGCAAAATACTATGCCGATACGGGCCCCGTTCAGGATAAGTTCTGGGCCCAACAGGCCGGGATTGGTTGGATTGCTAAAAATGGCAATGTCATTACCCGAGAGTATGGCTCCTGGGTGTTCCTCGGGGAAGTGGTGACGAATCTTCCTCTGGAAGGCGATCGCCCCCATACAGACCATTGTGGCACCTGTACACGCTGTATTGAAGCCTGTCCCACGGCGGCGATCGTTCGGCCGGCGGTGGTGGATGCTAACCGCTGTTTGGCCTATCACACCATTGAAAACCGCAGCGATCGCCTCCCGGAAGACATCGCCAAGAACCTCAATGGCTGGGTCGCTGGCTGTGACATTTGCCAAGAGGTTTGTCCCTGGAATCAGCGATTTGCTAAACCCACGGATGTGGAGGAGTTTCAGCCGTATCCCCAAAACCAAAACCCGAAACTCGCTGAGTTGGCCCAGCTCAGCGAGGACGATTGGGATCAACGGTTCCGGGCCTCGGCCTTACGACGGATTAAACCCGCCATGTGGCGACGTAACAGTCAACAGGCTCAAACCCCGCCTGATTAA
- a CDS encoding heme oxygenase (biliverdin-producing) gives MTSNLATKLREGTKKSHTMAENVGFIKCFLKGTVEKNSYRKLAANFYFVYSAMEEEMERHREHPVLSKLYYPQLNRKESLEQDLNYYFGSNWREVVQPTEGGQGYVDRIRDISNTEPELLVAHCYTRYLGDLSGGQILKRIAQDAMGLKDGQGTAFYEFAEIPDEKAFKTEYRQAMDSLPIDEAQADRIVDEANDAFKLNMVMFEELEGNLIKAIGQMLFNSLTRRRSRNANEPAPVNG, from the coding sequence ATGACCAGTAATCTCGCGACCAAACTCCGGGAAGGCACGAAAAAGTCCCACACCATGGCCGAAAACGTGGGCTTTATCAAATGTTTCCTCAAAGGAACCGTGGAGAAGAACTCCTATCGGAAGCTAGCGGCAAACTTCTACTTCGTCTACTCTGCCATGGAAGAGGAGATGGAACGTCACCGGGAGCATCCCGTGTTGTCCAAACTCTACTATCCTCAACTAAACCGCAAGGAGAGTTTAGAACAGGATCTTAACTATTACTTTGGCTCCAACTGGCGTGAGGTGGTGCAGCCTACCGAAGGAGGACAAGGTTATGTTGACCGCATCCGCGACATCTCCAACACTGAACCGGAACTGTTGGTGGCTCATTGCTACACCCGCTATTTAGGGGATCTCTCCGGTGGACAGATTCTTAAAAGAATTGCCCAGGACGCCATGGGGTTAAAGGATGGCCAGGGAACGGCGTTTTACGAGTTCGCCGAAATTCCTGATGAGAAAGCCTTTAAGACCGAGTATCGTCAAGCCATGGATAGTCTCCCCATTGATGAGGCTCAAGCCGATCGCATTGTGGATGAAGCCAATGATGCCTTCAAACTGAACATGGTGATGTTTGAAGAACTCGAAGGGAATCTGATTAAAGCCATCGGCCAGATGCTATTTAATTCCCTAACTCGCCGTCGCTCTCGCAACGCCAATGAGCCGGCCCCCGTCAATGGCTAA
- the hemE gene encoding uroporphyrinogen decarboxylase: MTGSAEIPYLLRAARGEALERPPVWMMRQAGRYMKAYRDLREKYPSFRERSEIPEVAIEVSLQPWRAFKPDGVILFSDIVTPLPGIGIEMDIAEGKGPIIDPPIRSLEQVENLHPLDPDESLPFIKPILTTLRQEVKNEAAVLGFVGAPWTLAAYAVEGKGSKTYSVIKNMAFSEPTMLHRLLEKLSDAIATYVRYQIDCGAQVVQMFDSWAGQLSPQDYDTFALPYQKRVFEQVRQTHPDTPLILLVTGSGGLLERMGQSGANIVSVDWTVDMAEARQRLGSAIHVQGNLDPGVLYGSKEFIRDRILDTIRKAGNRGHILNLGHGVLPNTPEENVAFFFETAKQADQLLAKA; encoded by the coding sequence ATGACGGGTTCAGCGGAGATTCCCTACCTCTTGAGAGCGGCGCGGGGTGAAGCCCTGGAGCGTCCCCCAGTTTGGATGATGCGACAGGCAGGACGTTACATGAAAGCCTATCGCGACTTGCGTGAAAAATATCCCAGTTTCCGGGAACGCTCCGAGATTCCCGAGGTGGCGATCGAGGTGTCTCTGCAACCCTGGCGAGCCTTCAAACCCGATGGGGTGATTCTCTTCTCGGATATTGTCACTCCCTTACCGGGGATTGGCATTGAGATGGATATTGCCGAAGGGAAAGGGCCCATTATTGACCCCCCCATTCGCTCCCTGGAACAAGTGGAGAACTTGCATCCCCTCGATCCAGATGAGTCATTACCTTTTATTAAACCGATTTTGACGACACTGCGGCAGGAAGTGAAGAACGAAGCCGCTGTGTTGGGTTTTGTGGGCGCTCCCTGGACTCTGGCGGCTTATGCGGTGGAAGGGAAAGGTTCTAAGACCTATTCTGTGATTAAGAATATGGCCTTCTCGGAACCTACTATGCTGCATCGCTTACTGGAGAAACTCTCCGATGCGATCGCCACCTATGTCCGCTATCAAATTGATTGTGGCGCTCAGGTGGTGCAGATGTTCGACTCCTGGGCCGGACAACTGAGTCCCCAGGATTACGATACCTTTGCTCTGCCCTATCAGAAACGGGTGTTTGAGCAGGTGCGTCAAACTCACCCCGATACCCCCTTGATTCTTCTGGTCACCGGGAGCGGTGGCTTATTAGAACGGATGGGCCAATCGGGGGCCAATATCGTCAGCGTTGATTGGACGGTGGATATGGCTGAGGCTCGCCAACGCTTGGGGAGCGCGATTCATGTGCAGGGGAACCTCGATCCGGGTGTTTTGTATGGTTCTAAGGAGTTTATCCGCGATCGCATCCTCGATACGATTCGCAAGGCCGGTAATCGAGGTCATATCCTAAACTTAGGTCACGGGGTTCTCCCGAATACCCCAGAGGAGAATGTGGCGTTCTTCTTTGAAACAGCCAAACAAGCCGATCAGCTGTTAGCTAAGGCTTAA